The Geobacillus genomosp. 3 genome segment TGCCGTTTTCGCATCGTAAATGTCGTGTTGTTCAAGCATATCCAGCGCCTCCTCTAATGTCACTTCCAACAGTTCGACAAACTCATCCTCATCTAAACCAGCGCCGCCCTCCACTTTCTCCAGCCCCTCGGCGACGTACAAATGGATGAGCTCATCGGCAAATCCCGGCGATGTATAAAAGGAAATGAGATGGCGCATCGATTTGGCACGGTAGCCGGTTTCTTCTTCGAGTTCGCGGTGCGCGGAAGCAAGCGGCTCTTCCCCATGTTCTAGCTTGCCCGCCGGAATTTCGACTAATGCGCGCTCGAGCGCTTTTCGATACTGGCGGACAAGGACGATATTCCCATCGGGCAACAGCGGCAACACTGCCACCGCCCCCGGATGTTTAATCACCTCGCGCCGGCTCGTTTTCCCGTTGGGCAACTCCACTTCTTCGACATACAACTCAATGATACGGCCGCTGAACAGTTTCTCTTTGCGGACGGTTTTTT includes the following:
- a CDS encoding NUDIX domain-containing protein, which produces MDQLYEKTVRKEKLFSGRIIELYVEEVELPNGKTSRREVIKHPGAVAVLPLLPDGNIVLVRQYRKALERALVEIPAGKLEHGEEPLASAHRELEEETGYRAKSMRHLISFYTSPGFADELIHLYVAEGLEKVEGGAGLDEDEFVELLEVTLEEALDMLEQHDIYDAKTAYALQYLQLRRALGEQNAE